One stretch of Arachis hypogaea cultivar Tifrunner chromosome 20, arahy.Tifrunner.gnm2.J5K5, whole genome shotgun sequence DNA includes these proteins:
- the LOC112784545 gene encoding floral homeotic protein AGAMOUS, whose amino-acid sequence MAFPGANESMSGASSPQRKMGRGKIEIKRIENTTNRQVTFCKRRNGLLKKAYELSVLCDAEVALIVFSSRGRLYEYANNSVKATIDRYKKACSDSSGAGSASEINAQYYQQEAEKLRAQISNLQNNNRQILGESLSSMNVRDLKNLEGKLEKGISKIRSKKNELLFAEIEYMQKREIDLHNNNQLLRAKIAESERNNMSVLPTTGPTNYDSMHQSHEQHQHQHQHQQQQFDSRGYFQVTGLQPNSQYARQDQMSLQLV is encoded by the exons ATGGCTTTTCCAGGAGCAAATGAATCCATGTCAGGAGCAAGTTCACCACAGAGAAAGATGGGAAGGGGTAAGATTGAGATCAAGAGGATTGAGAACACTACAAATCGCCAAGTAACCTTTTGCAAGCGCAGAAATGGTCTTCTCAAGAAAGCTTATGAGTTATCTGTGCTTTGTGATGCTGAGGTTGCTCTTATAGTTTTCTCCAGCCGTGGTCGCCTTTATGAATATGCTAATAACAG TGTCAAAGCAACTATTGATAGGTATAAGAAAGCATGTTCAGATTCATCTGGTGCTGGATCTGCTTCCGAGATTAATGCTCAG TATTACCAGCAAGAAGCAGAAAAACTGCGTGCCCAAATTAGTAACCTGCAGAATAACAACAG GCAAATTCTAGGTGAATCATTAAGCAGTATGAATGTGAGGGATCTCAAAAACCTGGAGGGTAAATTAGAGAAAGGAATCAGCAAGATTCGTTCCAAAAAG AACGAGCTGCTGTTTGCTGAAATTGAATACATGCAAAAGAGG GAGATAGATTTGCACAACAACAACCAGCTTCTTCGAGCTAag aTAGCAGAAAGTGAGAGGAACAACATGAGTGTGTTGCCAACTACTGGACCCACAAACTATGATTCAATGCATCAATCTCATGAACAACATCAGCATCAGCATCAGCATCAGCAGCAGCAATTTGATTCTCGTGGCTACTTTCAAGTCACTGGCTTACAACCCAATAGTCAGTATGCACGCCAAGACCAAATGTCACTTCAATTAGTCTAA